Genomic window (Tolypothrix sp. NIES-4075):
ACGAGCGATGCCTGCGGCGGGCGCAGCCAACGCTTCTACAGCCCAACTAACTGTTAGTAGCTTGGGTAGTTTAGGAGATTTAGCTTTTAAAATCCGAAGCTCAAGGGGATTAAGAATCTCAATGGCAGGGGCGGAAGGCTGGGTGCGGTGTAGATAAGTTAACTCCAACAGTTCAACTGTGGCAGATGATATCATGTGCGCTTTATTACTTATAATTCCAGCAAAACCTCACCCGAACCCTCTCCGCAGATTCGGAGAAGGTGCCGCAGGCGGGTGAGGTTTTTAGTTTTTTATAAGTGTTTATCCGGACATAATCTGACAAATATTGTAGAGACGTTCCGGTGGAACGTCTCTATTAATTTTCATGGGTTTAGTATATAGATATAAGCGTTTCAACGCTTACTACTTTTCTTCAGAATTCAAAACTGCTTGCAGACGACTTCTAAATTCACCTTTGGGATGACCTCCTTTAACTTCGCCCAAAATCTGAAATTCTCCTTCTGGTGAATCACAAACAATGTAGGTAGGCCATCCCATTTCTGATTTATCAGGATATTGAGTTAGCAAAATCTTACGATACTTGCGATAAGTAGCTGTGTCTTGCATTTTTACATCTATAAATTGCAACCCTAGTTCTTCTGCCACCTTTTGGTCATAAAAAGACATCTTGTGGCAGATGCCGCAGTCTTCTGAAGAGTACTTAATTACAGCTAATTGCATGGATTTGCTTGAGATTTTTGCATAGCTTAGGGAATTTTAGCATATAGCAAATCCATAAAAAACCCCCTAGTAGGTATAAACCAACTAAGGGAGTGAGTTATCAGGGTGCATCTACCAATTACTTGTTCTCAAGTTATACACAGTCCTCCGGATAAAATTGTGTATAAAGTTGTTATTTGTCATAAAAAACCCCCAGTGGTGTAAGCCAACTAGGGGGTGAGTTATCAGGGTGCATCTACCAATTACTTGTTCCTAGAGAAACCAGTATGCTCCGGAAAAAATTGAGGAAACTGTTGAGCAATGTTTTCCTCCTCCACTCAATGTATTGCAAAAGATACAAAAATCCCCCAGTGGTATAAACCAACTAGGGGAGTGAGTTATCAGGGTGCATCTACCAATTAATTGTTCTTAGAGAAACCAGTACACTCCGGATAAAATTGAGAAACTCTTAAAAAAAGCACTTTTAGGTAGTAAGCGAGAAGATCGCTTATTTTGGGCAAAGACAGCACCAACTACGATCTAAAAATTTCCTTTGTGAAAAATCTCTGCGCGTAAAGTATTACTAAGAAATATTTTCATCGCCACTAAGTTGACAACTTGAAAATAATGTTAATTAAGATACCAAAAAAAAATCCCCCAGCGGGTGGCAACCAACTAGGGGGGTGAGTTATCAGGGTGCATCTACCAATTAACTGTTCTTAGAGAAAGCAGTATGTTCCGGATAAAATTAAGAACATCAACTCAGTTTGTGCTGCTACCAAGTATGTAGTATCAACATCGGTTCTAACAAATGTGTTAAAAAGACAAAAATCCCCCAGTGGTATAAACCAACTAGGGGAGTGAGTTATCAGGGTGCATCTACCAATTACTTGTTCTATAGCTAACTAACATCATCCGGATAGTATATGTCTAAGATGTGATTGTTTATCTAAAATAATAAAAACCACGCGCTTGCGTAAGCCAGCTAGGGAATTGAGTTTGCAGGGTGGATCTACTGATTAAATGTTAAGCCCCGTTAACTATATGCGTCAGTATAAAATTACTGAGATTACAATATATTGTTGTTTGATTAAACACAAAAATTCCCCAGTGGTGTAAGCCAACTAGGGAAGTGAGTTATTAGGGTGCATCTACCAATTATTTGTTCTCGGTTTAACAATCATGCTCCGGATAAATTCAGAAAATCGGAGATGAAAAGTATGTGTAAAACAAAACTTTATTTGTGGTAGTTCCGGGTATACTTAGTAAATAAGATAAATTTAGACGCCATTATCACAGCTAAATTTAGTCTGTTAAAAATTGTTGCACAGTTGGGTTAGGCATAAAAAACCCCCGACTTGGGTGTAAAGCCAACCGGGGGAATTGAAGATCAAGGTGCATCTACCAATAAAGTGTTCTGGGCGGAATGATTGCAATCCGGATAAAGTTGTAAACAGGGAGCAGGTGCAAAACAACTTAAATCAGAAACATTGAGTGTCAAGATGCATCTAAGGTATCAGAAGAAGCGAAACAAAAGAGCGTGAAAATGAACAGCGTTTCAAACCAGATTTAGGAGGCGAACAGGAGAAGTTGTGACCCAGGAATTTCATATTTCCGTAACCCCAGTAGGGCAAAATGACTACTTGGTGCGGACGGAACAAGTCGCGCCTGGGGTGCCATTGGCAGAAGAATTAGTAACTTGGCCTGTAGCTGATTGGTTGGCGGCTGCGGGGCATTTGATGAATGATCCGTTGAAGTCGGTGTTGCAAGGAGATGCGATCGCTCTTAATGTCAACTTGGTGGCTTTGGGTCAACAATTTTATAACGAACTGTTTAAAGGCACTCTCAGAGATAGTTGGATTACGGCGCAGGGTATTGCCCAGAATCAACAACAGGTATTGCGCCTGCGGTTAGGACTAAAAGATATCAGATTAGCACGTTTGCCTTGGGAAGTGATGCACGCAGGCGATCGCCCTTTGGCAACAGGACCTTATATTGCTTTTTCTCGGTTTCAAACCGGAATTCATCTGCCATCTCGCCTGCTATCAACAAATATACCAACACCTTTAGAAGAAGGTGGTATCAAAGTATTAATGGCGATCGCTTCTCCTACAGATTTAGTCCGTCTGGATTTACTCAAACTAGAAGCAGTCAAACTGCAAGCTGAACTTCACCGTCAGTCACCACGCTTTTCGGAAACTGGCAATTATCTCCCGGAAATCGAACTTACCCTGTTAGAACAACCAGGGCGCGAAGAATTAACGCAAGCTTTAGAACAAGGACGATATCACGTTCTTCACTACTCCGGTCATAGTAACTTAGGACCCAACGGCGGCGAAATTTATCTTGTAAATAACAGAACTGGTTTAACAGAAACTCTCAGTGGCGACGATTTGGCAGGCTTGCTGGTTAACAACAACATTCAAATGGCAGTGTTTAACTCGTGTTTGGGGGCATACACTGCTACCTCCGATCCGGCTGCTGATACGGGAGAACGCAACTTAGCAGAAAGCTTGGTGAAACGCGGTATGAGAAGCGTTTTGGCAATGTCAGAACGCATTCCCGATGAAGTAGCGCTGACACTGACACAATTGTTTTATCGCAACTTGAGTCAGGGATATCCTGTAGATTTGTGCGTCAGTCGAGTGCGCCAAGGCTTAATTTCTGCTTATGGTTCTCTTCAGATGTACTGGGCATTACCAATTTTATATCTCGATCCCAAATTTAACGGTAATTTAACACCGGAAATTACTTTAGGTGAAAATGTCGAGTCCTTTGGTGAGTACAATCCCCGCTTGATGGGAACTTCAATCTACTCTGGTAGTGCGAACGATCTGGAAATGCCTTTACCAATGGAGGATATGATACCTTCTGGCTTGGACTGGCTAGGTGAAGATACTTGGGGCGATTTGGTTGATGAAATTGAGTATGATGACTCAAGCTATGAAGAAGATTCGGCGATCGTTTCTGATTTGTTTCGGCAAATTGATAATCAAAACGCAGCAAATGAGCAACCTTATGTCACTGCGGAATTGATACCAAAGCCTCAAGAAGATAATATCTTGGGAAGACCGATTCCAGGAGATATGAGTCTGGATAGCGAAACTCCGATGTGGGGAGATTGGGATAATGCAAATAACCCGCCTTCTTCAGATCGTCCGGAAGTGCAACCAGCTACACGTCGGGCAACACGCCGATTGTGGACGATTGTTGGCGTTGTCGGAGTTGGTGCGATCGCTATGGCGATCGGTTTAAGTTCGTTGTGGCAACGGCAATTTCCCAACTTTTCCGAGCTACCGCAAATTCCAAACCAGTCTCAACCAGTTCCAAATAATACCCCAGAAATCGACTTAAAGACATCTTCGACGGGAATCGTCACTGCCACCGCTACTCAGAAATTGGTTCAGGGTGATTTGCAAGGTGGGCTACAAGCTGTCGAAGAACTACTCAGCCCTTCGCGGAATGCACTTGCGGCAGCACAAGCTGCCCTCGATTTAATTCCGTCATCGCAAGCCAACGATCCGGCAGTTAATTTTCTTAAAGGGCGAGTAGCGTGGCAAGCTATACAAAGTGGTGACAAAAAATACAGCGTTGATGATGCCCGCCGTTATTGGGAAAGTGCTGTGAAAGCCAAACCAGACTCGCTTTTGTATACAAACGCTTTAGGATTTGCTTACTACGCAGAAGGCAATATGAATCGGGCTAATGATTCTTGGTTCAAAGCCTTGAATTTGGCTCTCAAACAGCAAAATCCCTCTGGTTATACGCCAACAGCAGCAACTCCCCAAGTAGCGACACCGGAGGCTTTGACTTCCTATGCCGGATTAGCTTTAGGATTGTATAAATCGGCACATGA
Coding sequences:
- a CDS encoding thioredoxin family protein codes for the protein MQLAVIKYSSEDCGICHKMSFYDQKVAEELGLQFIDVKMQDTATYRKYRKILLTQYPDKSEMGWPTYIVCDSPEGEFQILGEVKGGHPKGEFRSRLQAVLNSEEK
- the hetF gene encoding cell division protein HetF, with the protein product MTQEFHISVTPVGQNDYLVRTEQVAPGVPLAEELVTWPVADWLAAAGHLMNDPLKSVLQGDAIALNVNLVALGQQFYNELFKGTLRDSWITAQGIAQNQQQVLRLRLGLKDIRLARLPWEVMHAGDRPLATGPYIAFSRFQTGIHLPSRLLSTNIPTPLEEGGIKVLMAIASPTDLVRLDLLKLEAVKLQAELHRQSPRFSETGNYLPEIELTLLEQPGREELTQALEQGRYHVLHYSGHSNLGPNGGEIYLVNNRTGLTETLSGDDLAGLLVNNNIQMAVFNSCLGAYTATSDPAADTGERNLAESLVKRGMRSVLAMSERIPDEVALTLTQLFYRNLSQGYPVDLCVSRVRQGLISAYGSLQMYWALPILYLDPKFNGNLTPEITLGENVESFGEYNPRLMGTSIYSGSANDLEMPLPMEDMIPSGLDWLGEDTWGDLVDEIEYDDSSYEEDSAIVSDLFRQIDNQNAANEQPYVTAELIPKPQEDNILGRPIPGDMSLDSETPMWGDWDNANNPPSSDRPEVQPATRRATRRLWTIVGVVGVGAIAMAIGLSSLWQRQFPNFSELPQIPNQSQPVPNNTPEIDLKTSSTGIVTATATQKLVQGDLQGGLQAVEELLSPSRNALAAAQAALDLIPSSQANDPAVNFLKGRVAWQAIQSGDKKYSVDDARRYWESAVKAKPDSLLYTNALGFAYYAEGNMNRANDSWFKALNLALKQQNPSGYTPTAATPQVATPEALTSYAGLALGLYKSAHEQSENKRSQYMTEAVKLRQLVVKDDPVNFLPNKLGNNWLWTEKAIQDWRSLLQVKGGQ